A genomic window from Geoalkalibacter sp. includes:
- a CDS encoding YbaN family protein, producing the protein MNPSPQSEPLRSRILKKGLLALGLLSMGLGVLGIFLPILPTVPLLLLAAACFARSSDKFYRWLLDHPRLGPLVNDYLDGEGIPLRAKISAIGLIWLSISLSALLLVPLPWVRVLLFAIAFGVTVYLLYLPTRQVG; encoded by the coding sequence ATGAATCCATCTCCCCAATCCGAGCCGTTGCGATCCCGAATCCTGAAGAAAGGATTGCTCGCCCTGGGTCTGCTCAGCATGGGCCTCGGCGTGCTCGGCATCTTTCTGCCGATTTTACCCACGGTGCCCCTGCTGCTATTGGCGGCAGCCTGCTTCGCGCGCAGTTCCGACAAGTTCTACCGCTGGCTGCTCGATCACCCGCGCCTGGGCCCGCTGGTCAATGATTATCTCGACGGTGAAGGCATTCCCCTGCGCGCCAAGATCAGCGCCATCGGCCTGATCTGGCTGAGCATCTCCCTCTCGGCCCTGCTTCTCGTGCCTTTGCCCTGGGTGCGGGTGCTGCTCTTCGCCATCGCTTTCGGCGTGACCGTCTACCTGCTCTACCTGCCGACAAGACAGGTCGGATAA
- a CDS encoding FKBP-type peptidyl-prolyl cis-trans isomerase, whose translation MSQAQSGDRVRLHFIGRLDDGTIFETSEDCYEDDCGCGPEDECGHDDEDCGCEPEPLEFTIGGGEVFPAIEQTVIGMKPGETRTVRIEPKDAYGERNEEMVFEVPRGDLPPGMDPQEGEMLELGGDEEDDEEGFPVWVAAVNADSVTLDGNHPLAGNALNFELQLIEILRSN comes from the coding sequence ATGAGCCAGGCCCAAAGCGGCGACCGTGTCAGACTTCACTTTATCGGTCGCCTTGACGATGGCACCATCTTTGAAACCTCCGAGGACTGTTACGAGGACGATTGCGGATGCGGCCCCGAGGATGAATGCGGACACGATGACGAGGACTGCGGCTGCGAACCCGAACCTCTGGAGTTCACCATTGGCGGCGGCGAGGTGTTTCCCGCCATCGAGCAGACCGTCATCGGCATGAAGCCCGGCGAGACCCGCACCGTGCGCATTGAACCCAAGGACGCCTACGGCGAGCGCAACGAGGAGATGGTTTTTGAAGTGCCGCGCGGCGATCTGCCTCCCGGCATGGATCCCCAGGAGGGGGAAATGCTCGAACTCGGCGGCGACGAGGAGGATGACGAGGAAGGCTTCCCCGTATGGGTGGCCGCGGTCAATGCCGACAGCGTGACCCTGGACGGCAACCATCCCCTGGCCGGCAATGCCCTGAATTTCGAGTTGCAACTCATCGAGATTCTGCGAAGCAACTGA